One window of Burkholderia cepacia GG4 genomic DNA carries:
- a CDS encoding ParB/RepB/Spo0J family partition protein, with protein sequence MAKSSVEAYGAQSKVTALAMDPNDLELVVDPSHPLYDRRVHQEPNPKTVLNYRTIGVRKPVLFYKDPETGKNLVIDGRTRVINARELNRQLIAAGEPPITIPAIPQKVINDGGKSFSAVMVSTNEIRKEDSPINRAEKMARMLDVGHTEETVGTMFGVEVPTVRQQLKLLDCTAAVRDALEADQITVSNALKLAKLTPDQQRQKVQAVIAAADGKEGHAKSRAQKAVLAGDAAPRMRTRKQIAAELEKATGERADVLRWVLGIDAAAPATEPADPRQMSIDGAA encoded by the coding sequence GTGGCAAAAAGCTCCGTTGAAGCATATGGCGCGCAGAGCAAGGTAACTGCGCTCGCGATGGACCCGAACGACCTTGAGCTCGTTGTCGACCCGTCGCACCCTTTGTACGACCGGCGCGTCCATCAAGAGCCGAACCCGAAGACGGTGTTGAACTACCGCACGATCGGGGTGCGTAAGCCGGTGCTGTTCTACAAGGATCCGGAGACCGGCAAGAACCTGGTCATCGACGGCCGCACGCGGGTGATCAATGCCCGCGAGCTCAATCGGCAGTTGATCGCCGCCGGCGAGCCGCCGATCACAATCCCGGCCATCCCGCAGAAGGTTATCAACGACGGCGGTAAGTCGTTCTCTGCCGTGATGGTTAGCACGAACGAGATCCGCAAAGAGGATTCGCCGATCAACCGCGCCGAGAAGATGGCGCGCATGCTCGATGTCGGCCACACGGAAGAAACCGTCGGAACCATGTTCGGCGTCGAGGTGCCGACGGTCCGCCAGCAGTTGAAGTTGCTCGATTGCACGGCTGCCGTCCGTGACGCGCTCGAGGCTGACCAGATCACCGTCTCGAACGCGCTGAAGCTCGCGAAGCTGACGCCGGATCAGCAGCGCCAGAAGGTGCAGGCCGTCATCGCAGCGGCTGACGGCAAGGAAGGGCATGCGAAGTCGCGGGCACAGAAGGCTGTGCTGGCCGGCGACGCGGCCCCGCGCATGCGCACCCGCAAGCAGATCGCCGCCGAGCTCGAGAAGGCGACAGGTGAGCGTGCCGACGTGCTGCGGTGGGTTCTCGGGATCGACGCTGCGGCGCCGGCTACCGAGCCTGCGGATCCTCGGCAAATGTCGATCGACGGGGCTGCATGA